The Desulfosoma caldarium nucleotide sequence AAAAGGTCCGGTGGAAGGCCATGGCCCAAAAGCCTTTTTGATCAGCGGAATCACTTGATCCGTCCGAAAATCCCCGTAGATTGCCAAAACCGCCCGCTGCGGTACGACCATTTTGGCGTAGAAACGTTGCAAAATGTCCCGGGTGATGCCCTGGACGGAAGCTTCCGTCCCGAGAATATCGTGGCGATAGGGATGGTTTTGAAAATAGTTTTTCTTAAACAGGCGCATCAGTTCCGTTTGCCAGTTTTCATCCTGCTTCTTGATGGCCAGGAGCGTTTCCTGCTTTTTTTTCTCCACTTCCGTCGAAGGAAACACGGGATGGAGAACCACATCCGACATGACATCCACGGCCAGGGCAAGGTCTTCCTTCAGCACCTTGGCGGCCACGAAGTAGGTGTTGTATTGGGATCCACTGGCAAGGCTTCCCCCTACCGATTCCAAGGCCTGGGCAATTTCCAGCTTGCTGCGCTTTTGGGTTCCGGCCGTGAGCAAAGAGGCCGTCATGGCGGCATAGCCTTCTTCTTCGGGGCTTTCCAGAAGCACGCCCCCAATACCGTAGAGTTGCAGTGTAACGAAGGGAAATCGGTGATCTTCCTTGAGAATCACGCGAAGACCGTTGTCCAACCTGATGCGCTGGGCGGCCGAGGGAATGGCCGCCGTGGCGGCCGCACTGCTGGCCTCCGTTGCCGCCTCGGTTCCGCTCGACGCACCCTGCGGGACGACGGCGGCAACCGTCATGGCGGATTCCACCAAATAACGGCGCGCCACACGGAGCACGTCTTCCTTGCGCACGCGCCGAATCCTTTCTGCATACCGGTCCTCGAAGTAGGGATCGCCCGTGTCCAGGTAGGACGAACCCAACGAGGCGGCCATTTTTTCGGTGGTTTCCTTGCCAAAGACGTGGGAGGCGATCACTTTCTTTTTGGCCTTTTCCAATTCCGTCTCACTTACCCCGCCCTCCTGCACTTTACGAATCTCGTCCTTGAGCCCCTCAAGGACCTCGGGCCAATGCTGCGGGGCAAGGGTCATGGACACCACGAACTGACCAGGCACAAAGGCCGGCGTCCAATTGAAGGCTTGCACATAAAGCACGCTTTGGTCCCGCTCCTTGAGCCTCTGGTACAAGCGGCTCGTGCGACCTTCGCCCAAAACAATGGCCAGTACATCCAAAGCGTAAAGGTCATCGTGACTCAAGGCCACCGAACGAAATCCCACCATGGCTTGCACCATGCGCGCCAGGGGGAGGCTTTTTTCCGCCCATCGGGATCCCGTGGGAGGGGGTTCCAGCGGCAGGACGTTCAAGTTCCAGCGAGTGCGCCCTGCGTGCGCCGTCTTTTCTCCCACAAAAGCGATCACTTCTTGAGGATCCACGCGCCCGGCCACTGCCAGCACCATGTTTTGGGGCTGGTATCGGGACGAGTAGTACTGAATCAGGTCTTCGCGGGTGGTTTGCACGAAAAGGTCTTCATACCCGATGACCGGATGCCTGGCAGGATGCACGGCGTAGGCCGTTTTCATGAAGAGCTTCCAAAGCTCTCTTTGCGGGTTGTTTTCCCCCATCTTGAATTCTTGCTGAATGACGGCCTTTTCGCGGGCTACCTGCGACGCGTCCACCGTGCATTCGGTCACGTAAGACAAAAGCAAATCCAGAGCGTCGCGCCAGTGAGGCGCTCCGGTGGTGATGTAATAGACCGTTCGATCGTGGCTCGTATAAGCGTTGGTCGCCCCTCCGAGCTTCTCCAAGCGGTCTCGAGCCTCTTCCTCCGTAAACGACGCGGTGGACCCCCCGGACACCACATGTTCCAAATAATGGGACAGACCGGCACCCATTTTGTCGCCTTCGTAAATGGATCCGGCTCGAACAAAGACCTTGGCCGCCACCACATCGGTGTCGTCACGAGGGCGAATCAGCACGGTTAGGCCGTTGCGCAAGACGACAAAGACGTCTTTGTCCTTCGATGGAAGCCTTTGTTCCACAAAGGATTCCGGCGTCGATGACGCCACGACCGTGTGGGGAGACGTCCATACCCCCAGGCCCAAAAGCCACAGTGCGAACAGAAAGCGCATTCCAAGAGCGGAACATCTTTGGGCGATTGGATGAACACTTTTTTCCCAGCACCATGGGCCTTTGAGGCGCCCTTCAGCACGCCATGGCGTCGCGGCTCGTATCCATGACGCCCCGGAGACCATGTCTTTTCGGCCCGGCACGTCGGAGCCTCGGGGGCAGCCACAGGGCCCAACCATGCTCTTTTCGGGCGCGCGTGTCACGGTTTTGTTTTCAAATTCCCTTCTCTCGTGGACGTCCGTTTGTTCGGAATCCCGGGCGTCTCGCACGTTGGTCCTGCGGGGTAAATCTTCACGGTTTGTAGTCATAAGCCCTGCGGACCCGTCTCTCGATGGATTGCTTAAAAATTGCCGCCTCACGTCACACCTCTGCGCATGCGGGCCGGTCATGGAGTCATGGATGGAACAGGGATCATGGGGTTGCAAGAGTCCACGAAGGCAGGCGGGCATTTTTTCAAGGACTATGGCCCTTGATCGAGTTATCCATCGCTGTTTTGCAGCTCTTCAAGGATCCAGCGAATCTTTGCCTCGTCTCGCATATCTTCGGGTTTTTCCTGCTCGATGCGCAAAAGGTCTTCCAGTTCTAAACGCCTTCTTTCACGAAACCCGGAAACGTCCTTTCGAAAATGGCGTTGAGCCATTTGCGCCGATTTTTCGTATTCTTTTTCCCAGTCATTCATGTTCAGTTTCTACCTCTCAGCCGATTTTTTCAGAGGCACAATGCGCTTTCGCATGAAAACCCTCTGTCTTTTCCGCGGCGTTTATGAACGGGCCCTGGCTATGAAGTCAAGGTTCTTCTCACCACTCCACGCCTTGGCCTTAAAAAAGGGGTTTTAAAAACATGTGGCATGCTCTGGAGCAAGGCCCAAAAGGCAATGCGGTGCCGATCGCGTCTTTCCCCTTTATGTTGCATAAACGGAGGCGGCCTTTGAAGACCTTCAAAAAAGACCTTCGGGCTGCCATCGAGGCGCCCCCAGCACACCACTGCCTCGTCGATGTGCGCCGTTTGGCACACCTTAAGGCTGAACCTCAGAAGTTCTTCTTCGGGGTCGGTTTGGAAAACCGCAACCCACGGGAGCCATAGCGGCTCATCCACACCGTTCCATATCCCGGTTCTTCGGGCCACCACCATGCTGCAGGCCACCCAGACCTCATCCCGCCATCGGTAAGGCGCCCAATCCATGACCATCCATGGGTCTTTGAGCGATGCCGCGGCGGCATGCCACTCCCGCCACGATTTCACCAAGACAACGGGATCCTTGTGGGAATGAGGTCCCGCCACACGAAAGGGAAGCGAAAATCGCAAAGGAACGTCGCGCTTTACTTTTTTCCCATATCCTACGCGCGCTTGCACCCTGGGAAGGTTCAGAAACGCAGCGAGGATCCATTGCTGCGGGCGCCACCGCTGATACCGATAGGTCGCTGCGGAAGGAAAGCATCGGCATCCGCCCGCTTCCAGGACATCGGCGAACCGCACGGTGGGAAAAAGCACGCAACGGGCTTCTCGAAGCAGCCGCCTTTCCTCTGTGGAATAGTCTCCCAGAGTCGGCCTCACACCCAGGGTCAAGACTCGGGAATCGTCCCTGAGGAAAGGAGCCAGAGCCACAAAGGACACTTGCTGCAGATTGTCGTCCGCCACGGAGTTCTCTCACCTTTTCTCCACGGCACGTGGCGCCGCTCAC carries:
- a CDS encoding M16 family metallopeptidase produces the protein MRFLFALWLLGLGVWTSPHTVVASSTPESFVEQRLPSKDKDVFVVLRNGLTVLIRPRDDTDVVAAKVFVRAGSIYEGDKMGAGLSHYLEHVVSGGSTASFTEEEARDRLEKLGGATNAYTSHDRTVYYITTGAPHWRDALDLLLSYVTECTVDASQVAREKAVIQQEFKMGENNPQRELWKLFMKTAYAVHPARHPVIGYEDLFVQTTREDLIQYYSSRYQPQNMVLAVAGRVDPQEVIAFVGEKTAHAGRTRWNLNVLPLEPPPTGSRWAEKSLPLARMVQAMVGFRSVALSHDDLYALDVLAIVLGEGRTSRLYQRLKERDQSVLYVQAFNWTPAFVPGQFVVSMTLAPQHWPEVLEGLKDEIRKVQEGGVSETELEKAKKKVIASHVFGKETTEKMAASLGSSYLDTGDPYFEDRYAERIRRVRKEDVLRVARRYLVESAMTVAAVVPQGASSGTEAATEASSAAATAAIPSAAQRIRLDNGLRVILKEDHRFPFVTLQLYGIGGVLLESPEEEGYAAMTASLLTAGTQKRSKLEIAQALESVGGSLASGSQYNTYFVAAKVLKEDLALAVDVMSDVVLHPVFPSTEVEKKKQETLLAIKKQDENWQTELMRLFKKNYFQNHPYRHDILGTEASVQGITRDILQRFYAKMVVPQRAVLAIYGDFRTDQVIPLIKKAFGPWPSTGPFAMPAVDAETLAVEEMRVVEKTSDKTSLGLFVGARGLDLHDPRVVVLDVLDAVLSGIGYPGGRLHSALRGGDKDLVYVVHAFPFSGYRAGYFGVITQTTLKNARQVESIIHEHLDRIMREPISEEELQRAKDMVITMHVLELESLEAQARSAAVNEVLGLGYDYALRYPDLVRSVTAHDVRALAQELLKDRLVVRTVPEKPVEVLSKPLPFRQHVR